One genomic region from Podarcis raffonei isolate rPodRaf1 chromosome 16, rPodRaf1.pri, whole genome shotgun sequence encodes:
- the LOC128403988 gene encoding shematrin-like protein 2, whose protein sequence is MVDCGPSCAVPSCASTPTVGFGSAGGLGYGGLGYGLGGLGYGNGGFGYGFGGLGYGYGGAERAANLGILDGIIPKPINQIPPAEVMIQPPASVVTIPGPILSASCEPVAVGGNTPCAVGGSGIVGGYGGLGFGSGLLGSSGGFGYGLGYGRGRRFGRRFSICS, encoded by the coding sequence ATGGTTGACTGTGGTCCATCCTGCGCTGTCCCATCCTGCGCTTCCACCCCCACTGTTGGGTTTGGCTCAGCAGGAGGTCTTGGCTATGGTGGTCTCGGCTATGGATTGGGAGGTCTCGGCTATGGAAATGGAGGATTCGGCTACGGATTTGGTGGTCTCGGCTATGGATATGGAGGTGCTGAAAGAGCAGCCAACCTTGGCATCCTAGATGGGATTATCCCTAAACCCATCAACCAGATCCCACCAGCAGAGGTCATGATCCAGCCACCTGCCTCCGTTGTGACCATCCCAGGGCCCATCCTCTCTGCCAGCTGTGAGCCTGTGGCTGTTGGAGGCAACACTCCATGTGCTGTTGGTGGTTCCGGGATCGTAGGAGGCTATGGGGGCTTGGGCTTTGGGTCTGGTCTCCTTGGAAGCTCTGGAGGTTTCGGCTATGGTTTGGGCTACGGGAGGGGAAGGAGGTTCGGGCGTCGTTTTAGCATCTGTTCATAG